Proteins from one Thermobifida alba genomic window:
- a CDS encoding type IV toxin-antitoxin system AbiEi family antitoxin domain-containing protein, whose protein sequence is MDTIRAASAFAAAQYGVISRRQALRHGVTGPLLRSLVRQGAWLPLHRDVYLVGEHTSATERGRLLAAVTAAQLAWGPAAVASTHTAARLWRLRGLPPWPGDVHLTVPASRSRRGGGGVVEHFWATGPGEVTVYGPLRVTTPQRTLRDVLVDTDRATAVCLLDSALNQGLVRAADLPALAAANAGRPGSARSRPWWTLADGRARSPLETRIRLVCVDGGVPPDAVRHPFHDARGRLVAVGALWWEDRRLLVEADEGGRSEPAGAPRRDRRRDALELAVPGIRIVRFTWSDLRDPDRILSVVRGLRVR, encoded by the coding sequence ATGGACACGATTCGGGCCGCGAGCGCGTTCGCGGCCGCACAGTACGGGGTCATCAGCCGGAGGCAGGCGCTGCGCCACGGCGTCACCGGCCCGCTGCTGCGCTCCCTGGTGCGCCAGGGCGCGTGGCTCCCGCTGCACCGGGACGTCTACCTGGTCGGGGAGCACACGTCCGCCACCGAGCGGGGCCGTCTGCTGGCCGCGGTGACGGCGGCGCAGCTGGCGTGGGGGCCCGCGGCGGTCGCCAGCACGCACACCGCCGCCCGCCTGTGGCGGCTGCGGGGGCTGCCGCCCTGGCCGGGGGACGTGCACCTGACCGTGCCCGCGTCACGGTCCCGGCGCGGCGGGGGCGGGGTCGTCGAGCACTTCTGGGCCACCGGTCCCGGCGAGGTCACCGTGTACGGTCCGCTGCGGGTGACCACGCCGCAGCGGACCCTGCGCGACGTGCTGGTGGACACCGACCGCGCCACCGCTGTGTGCCTGCTCGACTCCGCTCTCAACCAGGGGCTCGTCCGCGCCGCGGACCTGCCCGCGCTCGCCGCCGCCAACGCCGGCCGCCCCGGCAGCGCCCGTTCCCGGCCGTGGTGGACGCTGGCCGACGGCCGGGCGCGGAGTCCGCTGGAGACCCGGATCAGGCTGGTGTGCGTCGACGGCGGCGTGCCGCCCGACGCTGTGCGGCACCCGTTCCACGACGCGCGGGGCCGTCTCGTCGCCGTCGGCGCCCTGTGGTGGGAGGACCGTCGGCTGCTCGTCGAGGCCGACGAAGGAGGGCGGTCCGAGCCGGCGGGGGCCCCGCGCCGCGACCGTCGCCGCGACGCCCTGGAACTCGCCGTCCCCGGTATCCGCATCGTCCGCTTCACCTGGTCCGACCTGCGCGATCCGGACCGGATCCTGAGTGTCGTCCGCGGCCTGCGCGTCCGGTGA